In a single window of the Ciconia boyciana chromosome 7, ASM3463844v1, whole genome shotgun sequence genome:
- the YEATS2 gene encoding YEATS domain-containing protein 2 isoform X2, which yields MSGIKRVIAEKDPDYEEITVTHPNKRHKAAEQSARDVAVQKIETIIKEQFAVEMKSKEHEIEVIDQRLIEARRMMDKLRACIVANYYASAGLLKAGEGTRPCDATILNHPSIKKFLESPSRSSSPANQGSDTPSANHSESDSLSQHNDFLLDKDNGNLDADERLTNSLDQRQSRNTGRDSSGVSSSQKPGQRNAGLSNDETSRLYVKKTIVVGNVSKYIPPDKREENDQSTHKWMVYVRGSRREPSINHFVKKVWFFLHPSYKPNDLVEVREPPFHLTRRGWGEFPVRVQIHFKDSQNKRIDIIHNLKLDRTYTGLQTLGAETVVDVELHRHSLGEEYLFSQSSESDLSDVPTSLPLPLSIPAPVKASSPIKQLRDSSPDASVDKGFPGNAETERHATFYSLPSSIERTPTKLATQKVAFGSHGNSAFQPIAASCKIVPQGQSPSPAESPGKSFQPITMSCKIVSGSPISTPSPSPLPRTPTSTPVHMKQGSASSVINNPYIIVDKPGQMVGAAATSTGSPTSKLTSVCQASHGTGSPVSKTHGTSFVTSVVKQEDSLFATMPPLCPIGSHSKVQSPKSVTGGLGAFTKVIIKQEPGELPQQPQLPVTGTATQTSVQQYVTVKGSHMLALSPQKPVVSTGEGTVQSKVVGVPVGSALQSTVKQAVAISGGQILVAKSSSSVAKAVGPKQVVTQGVAKAIVSGGGGTIVAQPVQTITKAQVSSTGAQKSTSQGSVMATLQLPATNLANLANLPPGTKLYLTTNSKNPSGKGKLLLIPQGAILRATNNASLQSGSSTNSGGGGTQSTSSNLSQHLTYTSYILKQTPQGTFLVGQPSPQSSGKQLTPASVVQGNVGVGASSTQGQALKVITGQKTALFTQAAPSGQTSLMKISDGSIKSVPASSQLSKPGTTVLRVSGGVITTAAAPAMALPTNGVAQQIDNAGSSSSSSGAPTAKTSGQHHQICISQSQSTSSVVNKTATSTVVSVASLMTTPTPVTGKAAVSGLLKIHSNQSSPQQAVLTVPSQLKQLGVNTASGGVQTILMPMNKVIQSLSTSKVSAITAVTAASTVVPSSSTASITKVKMEPDSTGQNCSSVGTQEGQAAVKTEESSEIGNYVINIEYLENIQQLLTAIVKKVPLIAEKSEDASSFCASSVEQYYSWNIGKRRAAEWQRAMTVRKILQEIIEKHPRFHNITPLKTKHVVHWCRCHGYTPPDPETLRNDEDSIEDVLTQIDSEPECPSSYSSGEELCRKLEELQQFLKREPEHEEEVDILNFSEPLKINIKKEQEEKQEEMKFYLASLPASEFVRDTAEKIGISFQPAEVQKNVYASVIEDMILKATEQLMSDILRQALAVAYQTAPHNSVIHSWKALMDLDVNPEQLGRQILV from the exons CTCGAGATGTTGCTGTGCAGAAGATTGAGACAATTATAAAAGAACAGTTTGCAGTTGAAATGAAGAGTAAAGAACATGAAATTGAAGTTATAGATCAG CGCCTGATTGAAGCAAGAAGGATGATGGATAAGCTGCGTGCCTGTATTGTGGCTAACTATTATGCGTCTGCTGGTCTCCTTAAAGCTGGAGAG GGGACCAGGCCATGTGATGCAACGATTCTTAATCACCCTTCAATCAAGAAATTCTTGGAATCGCCCTCCAGATCATCGTCTCCAGCTAACCAGGGCTCAGACACTCCATCTGCCAACCACTCCGAGAGTGACTCGCTCTCTCAGCACAATGACTTTCTCCTGGACAAAGACAATGGCAACTTGGACGCAGATGAGCGGCTGACAAACAGCCTGGACCAGAGACAGAGCAGAAATACTGGCCGG GACAGTTCGGGTGTTTCAAGCTCTCAAAAACCAGGACAACGAAATGCCGGACTGTCAAATGATGAGACTTCACGGCTTTATGTGAAGAAAACGATTGTGGTTGGCAACGTCTCCAA GTACATTCCCCCTgacaagagagaagaaaatgatcAGTCGACCCATAAATGGATGGTGTATGTCCGAGGCTCTCGGAGAGAACCCAGCATAAATCATTTTGTCAAGAAAGTTTGGTTCTTCCTCCATCCCAGTTACAAACCTAATGACCTGGTAGAAGTGAG AGAACCTCCGTTTCATCTGaccaggagaggctggggagaaTTCCCTGTGAGAGTCCAAATACACTTCAAGGATAGCCAGAACAAGAGGATCGATATCATACACAATTTGAAG TTGGACAGGACCTACACAGGCTTGCAGACGCTTGGTGCAGAAACG GTAGTGGACGTGGAGCTACATAGGCATTCCCTTGGCGAGGAATATCTCTTCTCCCAGTCTTCGGAGTCTGACCTTTCTGACGTTCCTACATCTTTACCACTACCATTGAGTATCCCAGCACCAGTCAAAGCTTCTTCACCAATTAAACAGTTGCGAGACTCCAGCCCAGACGCTTCTGTGGACAAAG GATTCCCTGGGAATGCTGAAACCGAAAGACATGCCACGTTTTATTCCCTGCCATCTTCGATAGAACGGACTCCCACCAAGTTAGCCACACAGAAAGTTGCCTTTGGCTCTCATGGAAATTCAGCTTTTCAACCTATTGCAGCTAGCTGTAAAATAGTGCCTCAAGGTCAGAGTCCAAGCCCTGCAGAGTCGCCAGGAAAATCCTTCCAGCCTATCACCATGAGTTGCAAGATTGTATCAG gttCTCCAATATCGACCCCTAGTCCATCTCCGCTACCTCGTACCCCAACCTCCACTCCGGTGCACATGAAGCAAGGCTCTGCTAGTTCAGTCATTAATAATCCGTATATTATTGTGGACAAGCCTGGACAGATGGTTGGAGCAGCAGCCACAAGCACAG GGAGCCCAACCAGCAAACTGACCAGTGTTTGTCAGGCCTCTCACGGAACTGGATCTCCTGTATCAAAGACTCATGGGACCAGTTTTGTCACCTCAGTTGTCAAG CAGGAGGATTCTCTGTTTGCCACTATGCCACCCCTTTGTCCCATTGGGAGTCATTCCAAGGTGCAAAGCCCCAAATCGGTCACTGGAGGACTTGGAGCTTTTACAAAG GTGATAATAAAGCAGGAGCCGGGAGAGCTGCCCCAGCAACCTCAACTACCAGTGACAGGGACAGCCACGCAGACCTCTGTGCAGCAGTATGTCACTGTAAAAGGGAGCCACATGTTAGCCTTGTCACCACAGAAGCCGGTCGTGAGCACAGGCGAGGGGACAGTGCAGTCTAAG GTTGTTGGTGTTCCAGTTGGTTCTGCTTTACAGTCAACAGTGAAACAAGCGGTGGCTATCAGTGGCGGCCAGATACTTGTGGCAAAATCTAGCTCTTCAGTAGCAAAGGCTGTTGGTCCAAAGCAGGTTGTGACTCAAGGTGTAGCCAAAGCCATCGTGAGTGGAGGTGGAGGGACAATTGTTGCTCAGCCTGTGCAGACTATAACAAAGGCGCAAGTTTCTTCCACAGGTGCTCAGAAGAGTACATCTCAAGGCTCAG tgATGGCCACACTGCAGTTACCAGCCACCAACCTGGCAAACCTGGCAAACTTGCCACCAGGCACCAAACTGTACCTCACCACCAACAGCAAGAATCcttctgggaaaggaaaactgcTTCTGATACCCCAAGGAGCCATACTGCGAGCCACAAATAATGCTA GTCTCCAGTCTGGTTCTTCTACGAAtagtggaggaggaggaacccAAAGCACAAGCAGTAACTTGTCACAGCACCTCACCTATACATCCTACATCCTGAAGCAGACACCCCAG GGCACCTTTCTGGTCGGCCAGCCTTCTCCTCAGAGTTCTGGGAAGCAGCTGACTCCAGCTTCAGTTGTTCAGGGCAATGTAGGAGTCGGAGCATCTTCCACACAAGGACAAGCACTGAAAGTGATAACTGGACAGAAAACAGCTCTGTTTACACAG GCTGCACCCAGTGGACAGACATCACTGATGAAAATATCAGATGGGTCCATAAAATCAGTGCCTGCCTCGTCCCAGCTCTCCAAACCTGGCACCACTGTGCTGAGAGTATCAGGAGGTGTTATCACCacggctgctgctcctgctatGGCCCTTCCCACAAACGGGGTAGCCCAG CAAATAGACAATGCAGGTTCCAGTTCATCATCTTCTGGAGCTCCTACAGCAAAGACATCTGGACAACACCACCAAATCTGTATAAGCCAGAGCCAGTCTACTTCATCAGTAGTGAATAAGACTGCTACTTCTACTGTTGTAAGTGTTGCTTCTCTGATGACTACACCAACGCCTGTGACTGGAAAAGCTGCAGTATCAG GGTTGCTAAAAATCCACTCAAATCAGTCTAGTCCACAGCAGGCTGTTCTGACAGTTCCCAGCCAGCTTAAACAGCTCGGTGTAAACACAGCTTCTGGAGGTGTTCAGACAATACTCATGCCTATGAACAAAG TGATACAGTCACTTTCTACCAGCAAAGTTTCAGCTATTACAGCTGTCACAGCAGCAAGTACGGTTGTCCCTAGTTCCTCTACAGCATCCATCACTAAAG TTAAGATGGAGCCTGATTCAACAGGACAAAACTGCAGTTCTGTGGGTACCCAAGAAGGCCAAGCAGcagtaaaaacagaagagagctcCGAAATTGGGAATTACGTTATCAA TATAGAATATTTGGAGAACATCCAGCAGCTTTTAACAGCAATAGTGAAGAAGGTTCCATTAATTGCTGAAAAAA GTGAAGATGCAAGCTCTTTTTGTGCCAGTTCAGTGGAACAGTATTATAGCTGGAATAttgggaagaggagagcagcCGAG TGGCAACGAGCAATGACAGTGAGAAAGATCCTACAAGAAATCATAGAGAAACACCCCAGGTTTCACAACATTACACCcctgaaaacaaagcatgtgGTGCACTGGTGTCGATGCCATGGCTACACTCCACCTGACCCGGAGACCTTGCGGAATGATGAAGACTCAATTGAAGACGTGCTGACGCAGATAGACAGTGAGCCAG aatGCCCTTCATCTTACAGCAGTGGTGAGGAGCTGTGCCGAAAACTAGAGGAACTACAGCAATTTCTGAAACGAGAACCAGAACACGAAGAGGAAGTAGATATTCTCAACTTTAGCgagccattaaaaataaacattaagaaagaacaggaggagaaacaagAGGAGATGAAGTTCTATTTGGCTTCCTTGCCTGCATCAGAGTTCGTGAGGGACACTGCAGAGAAG
- the YEATS2 gene encoding YEATS domain-containing protein 2 isoform X3: protein MSGIKRVIAEKDPDYEEITVTHPNKRHKAAEQSARDVAVQKIETIIKEQFAVEMKSKEHEIEVIDQRLIEARRMMDKLRACIVANYYASAGLLKAGEGTRPCDATILNHPSIKKFLESPSRSSSPANQGSDTPSANHSESDSLSQHNDFLLDKDNGNLDADERLTNSLDQRQSRNTGRDSSGVSSSQKPGQRNAGLSNDETSRLYVKKTIVVGNVSKYIPPDKREENDQSTHKWMVYVRGSRREPSINHFVKKVWFFLHPSYKPNDLVEVREPPFHLTRRGWGEFPVRVQIHFKDSQNKRIDIIHNLKLDRTYTGLQTLGAETVVDVELHRHSLGEEYLFSQSSESDLSDVPTSLPLPLSIPAPVKASSPIKQLRDSSPDASVDKGFPGNAETERHATFYSLPSSIERTPTKLATQKVAFGSHGNSAFQPIAASCKIVPQGQSPSPAESPGKSFQPITMSCKIVSGSPISTPSPSPLPRTPTSTPVHMKQGSASSVINNPYIIVDKPGQMVGAAATSTGSPTSKLTSVCQASHGTGSPVSKTHGTSFVTSVVKQEDSLFATMPPLCPIGSHSKVQSPKSVTGGLGAFTKVIIKQEPGELPQQPQLPVTGTATQTSVQQYVTVKGSHMLALSPQKPVVSTGEGTVQSKVVGVPVGSALQSTVKQAVAISGGQILVAKSSSSVAKAVGPKQVVTQGVAKAIVSGGGGTIVAQPVQTITKAQVSSTGAQKSTSQGSVMATLQLPATNLANLANLPPGTKLYLTTNSKNPSGKGKLLLIPQGAILRATNNASLQSGSSTNSGGGGTQSTSSNLSQHLTYTSYILKQTPQGTFLVGQPSPQSSGKQLTPASVVQGNVGVGASSTQGQALKVITGQKTALFTQAAPSGQTSLMKISDGSIKSVPASSQLSKPGTTVLRVSGGVITTAAAPAMALPTNGVAQQIDNAGSSSSSSGAPTAKTSGQHHQICISQSQSTSSVVNKTATSTVVSVASLMTTPTPVTGKAAVSVIQSLSTSKVSAITAVTAASTVVPSSSTASITKVKMEPDSTGQNCSSVGTQEGQAAVKTEESSEIGNYVINIEYLENIQQLLTAIVKKVPLIAEKSEDASSFCASSVEQYYSWNIGKRRAAEWQRAMTVRKILQEIIEKHPRFHNITPLKTKHVVHWCRCHGYTPPDPETLRNDEDSIEDVLTQIDSEPECPSSYSSGEELCRKLEELQQFLKREPEHEEEVDILNFSEPLKINIKKEQEEKQEEMKFYLASLPASEFVRDTAEKIGISFQPAEVQKNVYASVIEDMILKATEQLMSDILRQALAVAYQTAPHNRTPREITVMNIHKAICSIPFLDFLTNKHMKILNEEQ from the exons CTCGAGATGTTGCTGTGCAGAAGATTGAGACAATTATAAAAGAACAGTTTGCAGTTGAAATGAAGAGTAAAGAACATGAAATTGAAGTTATAGATCAG CGCCTGATTGAAGCAAGAAGGATGATGGATAAGCTGCGTGCCTGTATTGTGGCTAACTATTATGCGTCTGCTGGTCTCCTTAAAGCTGGAGAG GGGACCAGGCCATGTGATGCAACGATTCTTAATCACCCTTCAATCAAGAAATTCTTGGAATCGCCCTCCAGATCATCGTCTCCAGCTAACCAGGGCTCAGACACTCCATCTGCCAACCACTCCGAGAGTGACTCGCTCTCTCAGCACAATGACTTTCTCCTGGACAAAGACAATGGCAACTTGGACGCAGATGAGCGGCTGACAAACAGCCTGGACCAGAGACAGAGCAGAAATACTGGCCGG GACAGTTCGGGTGTTTCAAGCTCTCAAAAACCAGGACAACGAAATGCCGGACTGTCAAATGATGAGACTTCACGGCTTTATGTGAAGAAAACGATTGTGGTTGGCAACGTCTCCAA GTACATTCCCCCTgacaagagagaagaaaatgatcAGTCGACCCATAAATGGATGGTGTATGTCCGAGGCTCTCGGAGAGAACCCAGCATAAATCATTTTGTCAAGAAAGTTTGGTTCTTCCTCCATCCCAGTTACAAACCTAATGACCTGGTAGAAGTGAG AGAACCTCCGTTTCATCTGaccaggagaggctggggagaaTTCCCTGTGAGAGTCCAAATACACTTCAAGGATAGCCAGAACAAGAGGATCGATATCATACACAATTTGAAG TTGGACAGGACCTACACAGGCTTGCAGACGCTTGGTGCAGAAACG GTAGTGGACGTGGAGCTACATAGGCATTCCCTTGGCGAGGAATATCTCTTCTCCCAGTCTTCGGAGTCTGACCTTTCTGACGTTCCTACATCTTTACCACTACCATTGAGTATCCCAGCACCAGTCAAAGCTTCTTCACCAATTAAACAGTTGCGAGACTCCAGCCCAGACGCTTCTGTGGACAAAG GATTCCCTGGGAATGCTGAAACCGAAAGACATGCCACGTTTTATTCCCTGCCATCTTCGATAGAACGGACTCCCACCAAGTTAGCCACACAGAAAGTTGCCTTTGGCTCTCATGGAAATTCAGCTTTTCAACCTATTGCAGCTAGCTGTAAAATAGTGCCTCAAGGTCAGAGTCCAAGCCCTGCAGAGTCGCCAGGAAAATCCTTCCAGCCTATCACCATGAGTTGCAAGATTGTATCAG gttCTCCAATATCGACCCCTAGTCCATCTCCGCTACCTCGTACCCCAACCTCCACTCCGGTGCACATGAAGCAAGGCTCTGCTAGTTCAGTCATTAATAATCCGTATATTATTGTGGACAAGCCTGGACAGATGGTTGGAGCAGCAGCCACAAGCACAG GGAGCCCAACCAGCAAACTGACCAGTGTTTGTCAGGCCTCTCACGGAACTGGATCTCCTGTATCAAAGACTCATGGGACCAGTTTTGTCACCTCAGTTGTCAAG CAGGAGGATTCTCTGTTTGCCACTATGCCACCCCTTTGTCCCATTGGGAGTCATTCCAAGGTGCAAAGCCCCAAATCGGTCACTGGAGGACTTGGAGCTTTTACAAAG GTGATAATAAAGCAGGAGCCGGGAGAGCTGCCCCAGCAACCTCAACTACCAGTGACAGGGACAGCCACGCAGACCTCTGTGCAGCAGTATGTCACTGTAAAAGGGAGCCACATGTTAGCCTTGTCACCACAGAAGCCGGTCGTGAGCACAGGCGAGGGGACAGTGCAGTCTAAG GTTGTTGGTGTTCCAGTTGGTTCTGCTTTACAGTCAACAGTGAAACAAGCGGTGGCTATCAGTGGCGGCCAGATACTTGTGGCAAAATCTAGCTCTTCAGTAGCAAAGGCTGTTGGTCCAAAGCAGGTTGTGACTCAAGGTGTAGCCAAAGCCATCGTGAGTGGAGGTGGAGGGACAATTGTTGCTCAGCCTGTGCAGACTATAACAAAGGCGCAAGTTTCTTCCACAGGTGCTCAGAAGAGTACATCTCAAGGCTCAG tgATGGCCACACTGCAGTTACCAGCCACCAACCTGGCAAACCTGGCAAACTTGCCACCAGGCACCAAACTGTACCTCACCACCAACAGCAAGAATCcttctgggaaaggaaaactgcTTCTGATACCCCAAGGAGCCATACTGCGAGCCACAAATAATGCTA GTCTCCAGTCTGGTTCTTCTACGAAtagtggaggaggaggaacccAAAGCACAAGCAGTAACTTGTCACAGCACCTCACCTATACATCCTACATCCTGAAGCAGACACCCCAG GGCACCTTTCTGGTCGGCCAGCCTTCTCCTCAGAGTTCTGGGAAGCAGCTGACTCCAGCTTCAGTTGTTCAGGGCAATGTAGGAGTCGGAGCATCTTCCACACAAGGACAAGCACTGAAAGTGATAACTGGACAGAAAACAGCTCTGTTTACACAG GCTGCACCCAGTGGACAGACATCACTGATGAAAATATCAGATGGGTCCATAAAATCAGTGCCTGCCTCGTCCCAGCTCTCCAAACCTGGCACCACTGTGCTGAGAGTATCAGGAGGTGTTATCACCacggctgctgctcctgctatGGCCCTTCCCACAAACGGGGTAGCCCAG CAAATAGACAATGCAGGTTCCAGTTCATCATCTTCTGGAGCTCCTACAGCAAAGACATCTGGACAACACCACCAAATCTGTATAAGCCAGAGCCAGTCTACTTCATCAGTAGTGAATAAGACTGCTACTTCTACTGTTGTAAGTGTTGCTTCTCTGATGACTACACCAACGCCTGTGACTGGAAAAGCTGCAGTATCAG TGATACAGTCACTTTCTACCAGCAAAGTTTCAGCTATTACAGCTGTCACAGCAGCAAGTACGGTTGTCCCTAGTTCCTCTACAGCATCCATCACTAAAG TTAAGATGGAGCCTGATTCAACAGGACAAAACTGCAGTTCTGTGGGTACCCAAGAAGGCCAAGCAGcagtaaaaacagaagagagctcCGAAATTGGGAATTACGTTATCAA TATAGAATATTTGGAGAACATCCAGCAGCTTTTAACAGCAATAGTGAAGAAGGTTCCATTAATTGCTGAAAAAA GTGAAGATGCAAGCTCTTTTTGTGCCAGTTCAGTGGAACAGTATTATAGCTGGAATAttgggaagaggagagcagcCGAG TGGCAACGAGCAATGACAGTGAGAAAGATCCTACAAGAAATCATAGAGAAACACCCCAGGTTTCACAACATTACACCcctgaaaacaaagcatgtgGTGCACTGGTGTCGATGCCATGGCTACACTCCACCTGACCCGGAGACCTTGCGGAATGATGAAGACTCAATTGAAGACGTGCTGACGCAGATAGACAGTGAGCCAG aatGCCCTTCATCTTACAGCAGTGGTGAGGAGCTGTGCCGAAAACTAGAGGAACTACAGCAATTTCTGAAACGAGAACCAGAACACGAAGAGGAAGTAGATATTCTCAACTTTAGCgagccattaaaaataaacattaagaaagaacaggaggagaaacaagAGGAGATGAAGTTCTATTTGGCTTCCTTGCCTGCATCAGAGTTCGTGAGGGACACTGCAGAGAAG